A single Fibrobacter succinogenes DNA region contains:
- a CDS encoding polysaccharide biosynthesis tyrosine autokinase: MVEKEEQKVINQTAIQIPQNVNTITLLEALQILWNKKFILLLFLVVGAAVGFTIANWLRPQYTSDILLQIDVKGGKAGKAMGEMGALLDVASPADAEIELLKSRMVLSYVVETEHLCFNAVPVGIGDRFRHKEGRMDLDSLYIPEMARSEKWMAKATGYETYDVIAPDGRVLLQGKVGEMFRAPYGGDTLNIHVSQMLTEPDQLFRLSQSDDLAAILALKNGLKVTEKGKQTGIIEASYNHRYPDRAASIMNTIAKTYLRQNVEMRSAEAAKTLEFLEKQLPAVKKKLDSTEKILADYRYSIGSVDMTGETQAHLEKERELQKQLLDLEQQRQAAMRLFKEEHPNVQTIVKQQNRLRFEISKLKKNAEKMPLTQQEVLRLKEDVAVNNEVYTEMLNKVQQLRVVRAGEVGNVRIVDMARINRLPSKPKKMNIIICSTAASFMLGVLLVFFMRMMRNGVRSVSEIERETNTSVIARVPENGDKNVMHKYTKNRKPFVVQYPDNTVSESIRSILTAIDFSYIMNKEHQVIMVAGIIPNAGKSFISTNLAAAYALVGKKVLYIDADMRKGSCRFSKIGLTDVLMGKKTFEEAVYRGVEVDGLDVLEAGKFKMVAFELLRGDKLQKLLDELRPKYDLIIIDTPPTGLVADAYMIYPLVDLALVVLYYGLHSMDAIKESLQNLDRYGDKPKAFVLNHCDSHDSHYGYYGYYGYYGEKSKK, translated from the coding sequence ATGGTAGAAAAAGAAGAACAAAAGGTTATAAATCAAACCGCTATTCAAATCCCCCAGAATGTAAATACCATTACATTGCTTGAGGCTTTGCAAATTCTTTGGAATAAAAAATTTATTTTGCTGTTGTTCCTTGTAGTCGGTGCTGCTGTTGGCTTTACTATTGCCAATTGGTTACGCCCGCAGTACACAAGCGACATCTTATTGCAAATCGATGTCAAGGGTGGCAAGGCCGGAAAGGCGATGGGTGAGATGGGTGCCCTCTTGGATGTGGCAAGCCCCGCCGATGCCGAAATTGAACTCCTCAAGAGCCGCATGGTATTGAGCTATGTTGTAGAAACGGAACACCTTTGCTTTAATGCCGTTCCTGTAGGAATTGGCGACCGCTTTAGGCATAAAGAAGGTCGCATGGACCTCGATTCCCTTTATATTCCAGAAATGGCGCGCTCCGAAAAATGGATGGCGAAAGCTACGGGATATGAAACTTATGATGTCATTGCTCCCGATGGTCGCGTTTTGTTGCAGGGCAAAGTGGGGGAGATGTTTAGGGCTCCGTATGGTGGTGATACCCTCAATATCCATGTTTCCCAAATGCTAACAGAACCGGATCAGTTGTTTAGACTTTCTCAGTCGGATGACTTGGCGGCAATATTAGCTTTGAAAAACGGACTTAAAGTTACAGAAAAAGGCAAGCAGACTGGAATTATCGAAGCGAGTTACAATCATCGCTATCCCGATAGGGCGGCTTCAATCATGAATACAATTGCAAAGACTTACTTGCGCCAGAATGTTGAAATGCGCAGTGCCGAAGCCGCCAAGACTCTTGAATTCTTGGAAAAGCAGTTGCCCGCAGTGAAGAAAAAACTGGATAGCACAGAGAAAATCTTGGCCGATTACCGCTATAGCATTGGATCTGTGGACATGACCGGTGAAACGCAGGCTCACTTGGAAAAAGAACGCGAATTGCAAAAGCAGTTGCTGGACTTGGAACAGCAGCGTCAGGCCGCCATGCGCTTGTTTAAGGAAGAACACCCGAATGTCCAAACAATTGTCAAGCAGCAAAATAGACTTAGGTTCGAAATATCCAAGCTCAAGAAGAATGCAGAAAAAATGCCCTTGACGCAACAGGAAGTTTTGCGCCTGAAAGAAGACGTTGCCGTGAACAACGAAGTTTACACGGAAATGCTGAACAAAGTCCAGCAATTGCGGGTCGTCCGCGCCGGCGAAGTCGGAAACGTGCGTATCGTCGATATGGCTCGAATCAACCGTTTACCGAGCAAACCGAAAAAAATGAACATCATCATTTGCTCTACGGCCGCTTCGTTTATGCTTGGGGTTTTGCTTGTATTCTTTATGCGAATGATGCGTAACGGAGTTCGTAGCGTCTCTGAAATTGAACGCGAAACGAATACCAGTGTGATAGCAAGAGTTCCCGAAAATGGCGACAAGAACGTGATGCACAAGTACACGAAAAACCGAAAACCGTTTGTTGTACAATATCCGGATAATACGGTTAGTGAGTCCATCCGTTCTATCCTCACCGCGATTGATTTTTCGTACATCATGAACAAGGAGCATCAAGTTATCATGGTGGCGGGGATTATTCCGAATGCGGGCAAGAGCTTTATTTCGACAAACCTTGCTGCAGCGTATGCGCTTGTTGGCAAGAAAGTCCTTTACATCGATGCCGATATGCGTAAGGGATCATGCCGTTTTTCAAAAATTGGCTTGACCGATGTCTTGATGGGCAAGAAGACTTTTGAAGAAGCCGTTTATAGGGGGGTCGAAGTCGATGGACTTGATGTTCTCGAAGCCGGAAAATTCAAGATGGTTGCCTTTGAACTATTGCGAGGCGATAAACTCCAGAAACTTCTGGATGAACTCCGCCCGAAATACGACTTGATCATTATTGATACCCCGCCGACCGGCCTTGTTGCCGATGCCTACATGATTTACCCGCTAGTCGATTTGGCGCTTGTTGTTCTGTATTACGGTCTCCATTCCATGGATGCCATTAAGGAATCGTTGCAGAACCTAGATCGCTATGGCGATAAGCCGAAGGCTTTTGTACTGAACCATTGCGATAGTCATGATAGTCACTATGGTTATTATGGGTACTACGGATACTATGGTGAAAAGTCTAAGAAATAG
- a CDS encoding N-acetyl sugar amidotransferase — MGEIRKYQRCTQCVMDTTDSKIVFDENGVCDHCRNFEKNIKPFWKPQENHFDELEKIAAQIRKAGEGHDYDCILGLSGGADSSYLAYVAKEIMHLRPLVFVVDTGWNLNVAVENIEKIVKGLNLDMYTEVVNWKEMADLQLSFFKASISSCDHPQDHAIFAALYNYAVKHKIKYVLTGSNSATEFIRPPVEWIYMNDSVMLKDIHKRFGKVPLKTYPLCGMLKYRILYRYFYGMKRVFPLDYVVYDKEKAMELLHEKYGWTKYENKHYENVFTRFFEGYYLPHKFGFDTRKNVCSTQILTGTMTRDEALRVLEKPPYDPEQMELDKEYVAKKMGITAAEFDKIIAQPNKTPADYKNQMWIIKLGVFLSKLLGSENRNLRV, encoded by the coding sequence ATGGGTGAAATAAGAAAATATCAACGATGCACCCAGTGCGTAATGGATACGACTGATTCCAAGATCGTATTCGATGAAAATGGCGTTTGCGATCATTGCCGGAATTTCGAGAAAAACATCAAGCCATTTTGGAAACCGCAAGAAAATCATTTTGACGAACTAGAAAAAATCGCCGCCCAAATTCGCAAAGCTGGCGAAGGTCATGACTATGATTGCATTTTGGGGCTTTCCGGTGGCGCAGACAGTTCTTACCTCGCATACGTCGCCAAAGAGATAATGCATTTAAGGCCTTTGGTGTTCGTTGTCGATACCGGCTGGAACTTAAATGTTGCAGTTGAAAATATCGAAAAGATTGTTAAGGGTCTGAACCTCGACATGTATACTGAGGTGGTCAATTGGAAAGAAATGGCTGACTTGCAACTTTCTTTCTTCAAGGCTTCTATTTCATCTTGTGATCATCCGCAGGACCATGCTATTTTTGCTGCCCTGTACAATTATGCCGTAAAGCACAAGATAAAATACGTTTTGACAGGTTCCAACAGTGCAACGGAATTCATTCGTCCACCTGTAGAATGGATTTATATGAATGATTCCGTTATGCTTAAGGATATCCATAAGCGATTTGGCAAAGTTCCCCTGAAAACATATCCATTATGTGGAATGTTGAAATATCGAATTCTTTATCGTTATTTCTACGGCATGAAGCGCGTGTTCCCGTTGGATTATGTCGTTTACGACAAAGAAAAGGCTATGGAGCTTTTGCACGAAAAATACGGATGGACTAAGTATGAGAACAAACATTACGAAAATGTGTTCACCCGTTTCTTTGAAGGGTACTATCTTCCGCATAAATTTGGCTTTGATACAAGAAAGAATGTTTGCTCCACGCAAATTTTAACAGGGACAATGACCAGGGACGAGGCGTTGCGCGTTTTAGAAAAACCGCCTTACGACCCGGAACAGATGGAACTTGACAAAGAATATGTTGCAAAGAAAATGGGCATAACGGCAGCTGAATTCGACAAGATTATAGCTCAACCAAACAAGACTCCGGCTGACTACAAGAACCAAATGTGGATTATAAAGTTGGGTGTTTTTTTGTCTAAACTTTTGGGCTCTGAAAACAGGAATTTGAGGGTCTAA
- the hisH gene encoding imidazole glycerol phosphate synthase subunit HisH, producing MIAILNYGLGNLGSIANMLKVIGEKSKITSSNDEINAADGLILPGVGAFDAGMQKLNETGLAQVVKDFAATGRPILGICLGMQLLGKKSEEGTLPGLGLIPFECVRFNFASDSELKIPHMGWDIVDFKQHHSLLNNLQGTQRYYFIHSFHAVCDHAENVLMTCDYGYEFAASVVNGNVIGVQFHPEKSHDFGLALFRNFVDMCRRN from the coding sequence ATGATTGCTATACTCAACTATGGTCTTGGAAACCTTGGCTCCATCGCCAACATGCTCAAGGTTATTGGTGAAAAATCAAAAATAACCAGCAGTAATGATGAAATCAATGCGGCTGATGGACTGATCCTTCCTGGAGTTGGAGCGTTCGATGCAGGAATGCAAAAACTCAATGAAACGGGGCTTGCCCAAGTTGTTAAAGATTTTGCGGCAACGGGCCGCCCAATTTTGGGCATTTGCCTTGGCATGCAACTATTAGGCAAAAAAAGCGAAGAAGGGACACTCCCTGGGCTTGGCCTAATTCCGTTTGAATGCGTACGGTTCAATTTCGCTAGTGACTCGGAACTTAAGATTCCGCACATGGGTTGGGATATCGTTGATTTCAAGCAACACCACTCGTTGCTCAACAATCTGCAGGGTACACAAAGATATTACTTTATCCATTCTTTCCACGCCGTATGTGACCATGCCGAAAATGTATTGATGACATGCGATTATGGCTATGAATTTGCGGCGTCTGTCGTCAATGGTAATGTAATCGGGGTTCAGTTTCATCCAGAAAAAAGCCATGATTTTGGACTTGCTCTTTTTAGAAACTTTGTCGATATGTGCAGGAGGAATTAA
- a CDS encoding AglZ/HisF2 family acetamidino modification protein, which produces MFTRPRIIPTLLIDDRDLIKTVQFGKRTYLGDPVNAVKIFNRKGIDELSILDIGATKNGREPDYELLKDIASEAFMPLSYGGGIQTVEQIRNLLAIGYEKVVINTGLIRNPELVRLAAIQFGCQSIVASVDAKKVDGAYKCFIADGSEKVDMEPVALAKRAEELGAGEIIINSIDNDGMMAGYDINLVQSIASAVKVPVIAIGGAGGISDLQKVLHQGHAHAAAGGSMFVYYGKLKAVLITAPSEKELTDAGIYKN; this is translated from the coding sequence GTGTTTACAAGACCTAGAATTATCCCCACTTTGCTCATTGACGACAGAGACTTGATAAAGACTGTCCAGTTTGGGAAGCGAACATACCTTGGTGATCCGGTGAATGCCGTAAAGATATTCAATCGCAAGGGAATTGATGAACTCTCAATTTTGGATATTGGAGCAACAAAGAATGGCCGGGAGCCCGACTACGAACTTCTGAAGGATATCGCTAGTGAAGCGTTTATGCCACTCAGCTACGGCGGTGGCATTCAGACTGTAGAACAAATCCGTAATTTGCTCGCGATTGGTTACGAAAAGGTTGTTATCAACACAGGACTAATCCGTAATCCGGAACTTGTCCGACTGGCTGCAATTCAGTTTGGTTGCCAAAGCATAGTAGCATCTGTCGATGCCAAGAAAGTAGATGGTGCATACAAGTGCTTTATTGCTGATGGATCTGAAAAAGTTGATATGGAACCAGTTGCCTTGGCGAAACGCGCCGAAGAACTTGGTGCTGGAGAAATCATCATCAACTCAATCGATAATGACGGAATGATGGCTGGTTATGATATAAACCTTGTGCAAAGCATCGCTAGTGCGGTCAAGGTCCCAGTAATTGCCATTGGTGGTGCTGGTGGAATAAGTGATTTGCAAAAGGTTCTGCACCAAGGACATGCCCATGCAGCAGCTGGCGGAAGTATGTTCGTCTATTATGGCAAATTAAAAGCTGTGCTGATAACAGCACCTAGTGAAAAAGAATTGACAGATGCAGGCATCTATAAAAATTGA
- a CDS encoding NAD-dependent epimerase/dehydratase family protein, giving the protein MIRILITGANSYIGTSFANYLAQPEFAGKYQVDTLDMIGDAWRSFDFSPYDTVYHVAGIAHSDNGKISDERAKLYYAVNTDLTVECAKKAKDAGVKQFIFMSSAIVYGDSAPIGKEKLITRDTPVNPANCYGDSKVQAENGIRPLDCDTFKVVILRPPMIFGKNSKGNYPLLSKLARKLPVFPKVENKRSMLYIGNLVEFVRLMIENGEHGTFWPQNPQYSNTSEVISLIANAHNKRCMLIPGFGWALKLLSHATGLVNKAFGNLAYDQSMSVYKEPYQKFSLQEAIERTET; this is encoded by the coding sequence ATGATCCGCATCCTCATCACAGGCGCGAACAGCTATATCGGCACTTCCTTTGCGAATTACCTCGCTCAACCCGAATTTGCGGGCAAGTACCAGGTGGATACCCTCGACATGATTGGTGACGCTTGGCGCAGTTTTGATTTTAGCCCATACGATACCGTTTACCATGTGGCGGGAATCGCCCATAGCGACAACGGCAAGATTAGCGATGAACGCGCAAAACTCTACTACGCGGTAAACACCGACTTGACCGTAGAATGCGCCAAGAAGGCGAAAGACGCCGGCGTAAAGCAGTTCATATTTATGAGCAGTGCCATCGTGTACGGCGACAGCGCCCCCATTGGCAAGGAAAAGCTGATTACTCGCGACACCCCCGTGAACCCTGCCAACTGCTACGGCGACAGCAAGGTGCAGGCCGAAAACGGCATCCGCCCGCTGGACTGCGACACCTTCAAAGTGGTAATCCTCCGCCCGCCCATGATATTCGGCAAGAACAGCAAGGGCAACTACCCGCTGCTCAGCAAGCTGGCCCGCAAACTCCCCGTGTTCCCGAAGGTCGAGAACAAGCGCAGCATGCTCTACATCGGGAACCTGGTGGAATTCGTGCGCCTGATGATTGAAAACGGCGAACACGGCACCTTCTGGCCGCAGAACCCGCAGTACAGCAACACCAGCGAGGTCATCTCGCTCATTGCCAACGCTCACAACAAGCGTTGTATGCTTATCCCCGGATTTGGCTGGGCGCTGAAACTATTGAGCCACGCCACCGGCCTCGTGAACAAGGCGTTTGGCAACTTGGCCTACGACCAATCCATGAGCGTGTATAAGGAACCTTATCAGAAATTCAGCCTACAAGAGGCTATTGAAAGGACGGAGACGTAA
- a CDS encoding PD-(D/E)XK nuclease family transposase, with amino-acid sequence MTKKFQGKTYLDPKYDPAFKELFDVFITTNSGRFLNIEMQKWKHEFFIDRTVLYNAALVIKGKIELDNSETFKALLEAERETRRYELPETISIWICDFELPGIGDEYVDEWSIFSRNSVKNGSIIPIFSKNKYIMISLPNFRKSEKEVHSHLDAWLYLMNHAGTDNIVPDFGNRIIRDALERIRVDKADNKLLARQGNAMKRDEEYQTRLASAVVKANIKLLGALIDAGKITIDDAVKASGYSKEMLGFKQ; translated from the coding sequence ATGACCAAAAAGTTTCAAGGAAAAACTTATCTCGATCCCAAATACGATCCCGCATTCAAAGAACTTTTCGACGTTTTTATTACCACCAATTCCGGACGTTTCTTGAATATCGAAATGCAAAAGTGGAAGCATGAATTTTTTATTGATCGCACTGTACTCTACAATGCAGCGCTGGTAATCAAAGGCAAAATTGAATTGGATAATTCTGAAACGTTTAAGGCTTTGCTCGAAGCTGAACGTGAAACAAGACGTTACGAACTCCCGGAAACCATTTCTATTTGGATATGCGATTTTGAACTGCCTGGAATCGGAGATGAATATGTCGACGAATGGAGTATTTTCAGTCGCAACTCCGTAAAAAACGGTAGCATCATTCCAATTTTCAGCAAAAATAAGTATATTATGATTAGCCTGCCAAACTTCAGGAAGTCCGAAAAAGAAGTGCATTCCCATTTGGACGCTTGGCTTTACTTGATGAATCATGCGGGCACGGACAACATAGTTCCCGACTTTGGTAATAGAATCATCAGAGACGCTCTTGAACGAATTCGGGTGGACAAAGCAGACAACAAACTTTTGGCAAGGCAGGGTAACGCTATGAAACGTGACGAAGAATACCAAACGCGATTGGCAAGCGCTGTTGTCAAAGCCAATATCAAACTTCTTGGGGCTTTGATTGATGCAGGAAAAATTACTATAGACGATGCAGTCAAAGCTTCCGGATATTCCAAAGAAATGCTTGGATTTAAGCAATAG
- a CDS encoding sugar transferase, protein MYKHFFKRFIDIVLSGFGILVLAFPMLVIAIAIKLDSKGPVLFKQKRVGLHKTHFYIYKFRTMRTDTPKDAPTHELSDPKKWITKVGGFLRKTSLDELPQMFNIFEGTMSIIGPRPALWNQYDLIEERDKYGANDVPVGLTGWAQINGRDELEIPVKAAFDGEYVKRQSFLFDCKCFFGTFISVLKSDGVVEGGTGEMHREQRKSQLGGL, encoded by the coding sequence ATGTACAAGCATTTCTTCAAGCGTTTTATCGATATTGTTCTTTCGGGCTTTGGCATTCTGGTGCTTGCTTTCCCGATGCTCGTCATTGCTATTGCCATCAAGCTCGATAGCAAGGGCCCCGTGCTGTTCAAGCAGAAACGCGTTGGCCTGCACAAGACGCATTTTTACATCTACAAGTTCCGTACCATGCGCACCGACACGCCCAAGGACGCCCCGACGCACGAACTGAGCGACCCCAAGAAGTGGATTACTAAGGTGGGCGGCTTCCTCCGCAAGACCAGCCTCGATGAACTCCCGCAGATGTTCAACATATTTGAAGGTACCATGAGCATTATCGGCCCGCGTCCGGCATTGTGGAACCAGTACGACCTGATTGAAGAACGCGATAAGTACGGCGCGAACGACGTGCCCGTGGGCCTGACCGGCTGGGCGCAGATTAACGGCCGCGACGAACTCGAAATTCCCGTGAAGGCGGCCTTTGACGGCGAATACGTAAAGCGCCAAAGCTTCTTGTTTGATTGTAAATGCTTCTTTGGCACATTCATTAGCGTGCTTAAGAGCGATGGCGTCGTGGAAGGCGGCACCGGCGAAATGCACCGCGAACAGCGTAAATCGCAATTGGGAGGCCTGTAA
- a CDS encoding nucleoside-diphosphate sugar epimerase/dehydratase translates to MSKVMGLFANFRIRKRVLAFADAFIVVVAGLFANFPLPLYATAIDRADQFAIFFLSIIMCFSALQFFGSYNKLWRYLNRYDFLSCVKGIFSGLIVTHFFFYLVRGTLHWEFALVQACIASFGACLFRYMFRNTFISLVELGHRDALKKRTMIIGAGKATALLLNEIKNSSLDAEKGLATSVAARINPVCLIDDDREKIGKPFEGVLVAGSTNDIPKIAKHEKIEQIIFSIPSCPPKDRQTIMDACGKTGLPVKVIPFVGSLLDTSQIGDGATSYATQIRDIKVEDLLGREPIKFDNKDIRAYIENKVCMVTGGGGSIGSELVRQIAKYNPKQIIIVDIYENNAYDIQQELVMEYGNSLNLVTLIASVRDYFRMNKIYKTYHPDVVFHAAAHKHVPLMENNPMEAIKNNVVGTFNVATLAMFNNVKKFVMISTDKAVNPTNVMGASKRCCEMIVRFMSMCKDSSTEFVVTRFGNVLGSNGSVIPLFKRQIEQGKPVTVTHPEIIRYFMTIPEAVSLVLEAASIAHGGEIFVLDMGMPVKIVTLAENLIRMYGKVPYKDVPIKFTGLRPGEKIKEELLMNEEGLKKTKNKLIFIGKQIDIDTSKFINELWKLKCAASENNDEVAIRALHAIVPSFTTPEKFNKTVLEKSESKKAWGFKKKSPTLKVVPDETLVDDIPCMVPNSHVEYVPLVH, encoded by the coding sequence AGTTCTTTGGCTCATATAACAAGCTTTGGCGCTACCTCAACCGTTATGATTTTTTGAGCTGTGTAAAAGGAATTTTTTCGGGTCTTATCGTTACGCACTTTTTCTTCTATTTGGTACGTGGAACATTGCATTGGGAGTTTGCCCTTGTGCAAGCGTGCATTGCTAGCTTTGGGGCATGCCTCTTCCGCTATATGTTCCGCAATACATTTATTTCTCTTGTAGAATTGGGCCACCGCGACGCATTAAAGAAACGCACCATGATTATCGGAGCGGGGAAGGCAACCGCGCTCTTGCTTAACGAAATTAAGAATAGTTCGTTGGATGCCGAAAAGGGACTTGCAACATCGGTTGCCGCAAGGATCAACCCCGTTTGCCTCATTGATGATGACCGTGAAAAAATCGGAAAACCGTTTGAGGGTGTATTGGTGGCAGGTTCTACAAACGATATCCCGAAAATTGCCAAGCACGAAAAAATAGAACAAATTATATTCTCAATCCCGAGTTGTCCGCCCAAAGACCGCCAGACGATCATGGATGCGTGCGGTAAGACTGGACTTCCGGTGAAGGTTATTCCTTTTGTCGGATCCCTTTTAGATACCTCTCAAATCGGAGACGGTGCGACTAGTTACGCTACTCAAATTCGAGACATTAAGGTTGAAGACCTGCTTGGCCGTGAACCAATCAAGTTCGACAATAAAGATATTCGAGCCTACATTGAGAATAAAGTATGTATGGTAACCGGCGGTGGTGGTAGTATCGGTAGTGAACTAGTTCGGCAAATAGCGAAATACAACCCTAAGCAAATTATCATTGTCGATATTTACGAAAACAACGCTTACGATATTCAGCAAGAACTTGTAATGGAATACGGAAACTCATTGAACCTAGTGACGCTTATCGCTAGTGTCCGTGACTATTTCCGCATGAACAAGATCTACAAGACTTATCATCCAGATGTGGTGTTCCACGCAGCGGCGCACAAGCATGTGCCACTTATGGAAAACAACCCGATGGAAGCGATAAAAAATAACGTTGTCGGAACGTTCAACGTAGCGACCCTTGCCATGTTCAATAACGTCAAGAAGTTCGTGATGATCAGCACGGATAAGGCGGTGAACCCGACAAATGTCATGGGAGCATCCAAGCGTTGTTGCGAAATGATTGTGCGCTTCATGTCCATGTGCAAAGATAGCAGTACAGAATTTGTCGTCACGCGTTTTGGCAATGTCCTGGGTTCTAACGGCAGCGTGATTCCTCTGTTTAAGCGTCAAATTGAACAAGGCAAGCCGGTTACCGTTACGCATCCCGAAATTATCCGCTACTTCATGACAATTCCAGAAGCCGTTAGCCTTGTGCTCGAAGCGGCAAGTATTGCGCATGGCGGCGAAATTTTTGTGCTAGACATGGGCATGCCAGTGAAAATCGTAACGCTTGCCGAAAACTTGATCCGTATGTACGGCAAGGTGCCTTATAAGGACGTGCCCATCAAGTTCACGGGACTGCGCCCTGGCGAAAAAATCAAGGAAGAACTTTTGATGAACGAAGAAGGCTTGAAAAAGACAAAGAACAAGCTGATCTTTATCGGAAAGCAAATCGATATCGATACATCCAAGTTTATTAACGAGCTGTGGAAACTCAAGTGCGCCGCATCCGAAAATAATGATGAAGTCGCCATTCGTGCATTACACGCTATTGTTCCTTCGTTCACAACTCCAGAAAAATTCAATAAAACCGTTCTGGAAAAATCGGAATCAAAGAAGGCCTGGGGATTCAAAAAGAAATCGCCAACGCTCAAAGTTGTACCTGATGAAACCCTCGTTGACGATATACCGTGCATGGTACCCAATAGCCATGTGGAATATGTTCCGTTGGTACATTAA
- a CDS encoding glycosyltransferase family 4 protein — translation MSRILVISQYFYPEQFRINDMCQEWVKRGHKVTVVTGIPNYPQGEFYKGYGWFKNRHETWNGVEIIRLPLIARGQGSIRLALNYLSFVVSGFFWSHFTGLKADYVFTFEVSPMTQALLGVWFAKRRKVPNYLYVQDLWPENVEIVTGIHSKAVLGPISRMVNYIYKRCDAIFATSPSFVIDIQKHCPGQEQKVHYLPQYAEDFYKPATTRHPEECNDEGSSKVFKIAFTGNIGKAQGLEILPKTASLLKGKANVNFTIVGDGRNKAELIKQIEQNDVGDMFTMVDRQPAEKIPAILAKCDAAFISFMDTPLFAKTIPAKLQSYMACGMPIVASACGETERIVCEANCGVCAPIGDAEALAQAILGLINNPALPQMGKNAVEYSKVHFSKAKLMDELEEYFGVTR, via the coding sequence ATGTCCCGCATTCTTGTCATAAGCCAATACTTTTATCCGGAGCAGTTCCGGATTAATGACATGTGTCAAGAATGGGTTAAACGTGGTCACAAAGTCACCGTCGTTACAGGAATCCCCAACTACCCGCAAGGTGAATTTTACAAAGGCTACGGCTGGTTCAAGAATCGTCACGAGACATGGAATGGTGTAGAAATTATCCGTTTACCGCTTATCGCTCGCGGGCAAGGTTCCATTCGACTCGCGCTCAATTACTTGAGTTTCGTGGTGAGCGGGTTCTTTTGGTCGCATTTTACGGGACTCAAGGCAGATTACGTGTTTACCTTTGAAGTTTCTCCCATGACCCAGGCCTTGCTTGGAGTGTGGTTTGCTAAGCGCCGTAAAGTTCCGAATTACCTGTACGTGCAAGACCTTTGGCCTGAAAATGTTGAAATCGTGACCGGAATCCACAGTAAGGCGGTGCTCGGCCCTATCAGTCGCATGGTCAACTACATTTACAAGCGTTGCGATGCGATTTTCGCCACAAGCCCGAGTTTTGTAATCGACATCCAAAAACATTGTCCCGGTCAGGAACAGAAAGTCCACTACCTCCCGCAATACGCCGAAGACTTCTACAAACCAGCCACCACTCGTCATCCTGAGGAGTGTAACGACGAAGGATCCAGTAAAGTTTTCAAAATCGCTTTCACCGGTAACATCGGCAAAGCGCAGGGCCTCGAAATCCTCCCGAAAACGGCATCCCTCCTTAAAGGCAAGGCTAATGTGAACTTCACCATCGTGGGTGATGGCCGTAACAAGGCGGAACTTATCAAGCAGATTGAACAGAATGATGTTGGCGACATGTTTACCATGGTCGACCGCCAACCCGCCGAAAAAATCCCAGCGATACTTGCCAAATGCGATGCCGCGTTTATCTCGTTCATGGATACGCCTCTGTTTGCAAAAACTATTCCTGCAAAGCTACAATCTTACATGGCTTGTGGAATGCCCATTGTGGCAAGCGCCTGCGGAGAGACTGAGCGCATTGTGTGCGAGGCAAATTGTGGTGTGTGTGCGCCCATTGGCGATGCAGAAGCTTTGGCGCAAGCTATTCTCGGTTTAATCAATAACCCAGCTCTACCTCAAATGGGTAAAAATGCTGTTGAATATTCCAAGGTCCATTTCAGCAAGGCAAAACTGATGGACGAATTGGAAGAATATTTTGGTGTAACGAGGTAA